GATAACTAATGATAGATGCAGTACCTGACACTACAAACATTCCCTCAGGGCTGAATGATGCCTCTAATGTAGAATTCATTGGAATTGGCTTCACATTGTATGTGGATAGCTAATACAAAAGCGAACATAGAAGCATGTCAAAAGGATCTCACTGAAGCATACACAAAAAAAACTAAGCTAAAAtcttcaataaattaaaaatagaaaagattTAGGTACACTTTAAGTGTTGGACTCACAAGTGTTCCACGAAATGAATCAAGTACATGAATATGCCCATCCATAGTTGTCAATAGCATAAGTCTCCCATCATTGCTAAACTTTACAGAATTTGCATCAGATACATCTCCCCCAGCAGAAAAGATGTCAAAAGGACCCTAAAAGGATGAGTTCAAACCATTTAAGTAACATGCTAAATAGTTGTAAAGGGATGAAACAACTGCTTTAGTACCTAAATAATTCGTATTATCTAAATTCTAACCTTTTCATACTTGCGAGAGTCAAACATTCTTATGTAGCCACCAAAGGAAATTGCAAATATAAGCCCTTGATCATCATATGCTGTAGCAGGCCTTCCTTGCACACGTAAAAGACCCTAGAACACAGATACAGATCAACACTGAGTTGTTGAAGAGGGAAAGTTTGCCTGTCTATATCTCAAAATATCAACCTGACACTTTTCAGCCCTTTGATCCCAGAGCAGAACAGTTCGATCAAGGGAGCCAGAAATAAAGCATTCCTTACGAGAGCATAGGCTCAGTGAGACAACCCTTTATACAAATCGATGAAATGTCAGTTTTATGACACAGTAACACAAACAAGTACAACGTGAGCAATTACATCAAAGTGGAAATAAGGGTCAGTGCACCAGAAACCAAACCTGTCATGATGACCTTTAAAATATCGCAAGTACTTGTTGTCATTTAACGAGAGAAGTCGCAAGGATTCTGAAACAATGATCCATATAAATAAACAATCTAACACAGTATGGTCGTGCATGCGTAAAATAATATCTAACttcaacaaaaaaaatatcctaataaaaattttataatgcaAAAATCATTCTGAAAAACATACCATCCCATCCATTTTTTGAGGAGTATATAACAGTTGTAGGATCAGAAGTAAAACAAACCAGATCAACCCCATACTTTTTGCTATTGATGGTCTTTAAACACCTGAAAATAGAAAAGATGTCTCAGGAACTCATGGAAATAAATTAGTACATAACTAAGAAATTAAGATAAAGTATAGAAGAAACATATGAAAGTTTATGACCATAGACTTCTACCATTGCACCAACAAGAAATCAACATTTTCCTGGAACTTTAACTACAATGAACAAAGCAAGGAAGAATGAGGCTTACGTTGCACTGGCAACATCGTAGAGGCGGATAGATTCATCATCACTAGCAGTTACTAGATAACTTGATGTCTTGTGAAAATCCATGGAACTGATTCTACCATTCTGTATCCAGTAATTAAAACAGATAACTTTgattaaaaaaactaataaaagatATAATACAAAATAATTCTAATTAGGGTTTCCATCTTTGGGAATGAATTGAAATCAAGAGTTTTGAGGAAAGAGTAGAAATTACATAATCCCTATAAACCATGCCGATTTCCATGCTCTGAAGAATCTCTTCAGTAAGCTCCAACGATACTTTCTCTTCTCCTCTTTCTAGTTGTGTCCCTTTGTTCCATAtgcaaaattattcaaataccGAATCGAAAAATGAAAGGTTTAGGGCTAAATTAAGGGATGCAGAACAAATTTAACACTTACCAACCATCTTTCAGAATCTTCAAGTGATGATTATCTGATAGCTGAAGGTGAAATCCCTCTGTAAACTTTCAAGTACTGGTAGCCAAAGAATCCCGACGAGTATAACGTCCTCAACCGCCGTGGATAATTGCCGGAGACGGTTAGTTCGTCGGTAGTTTTTAGTTGAATAGACAGGTCTAGCCCATGAACCAAGCGTAACAATGAGATTGGGGaaaaaaactttcttttctttgaaataaatttttggaaaaataaattcaatcatGTTATTTtgacagtaaaaaaaaaatcagcattaaactttaattcattttatatactttttcattttatattcttttatttttttattaataatatttacaagtttttattataaatattttcttctataaatttttactattattaatatcCCTGAATTCATCACCctttaattaaatagttatattttaaaaaatgagagaaaagtccaaataattaataaaattaaatattaaaggcTAATTATATGtttgttaaaatataaaataattaattaattttaatattataaaaagattacataataatttaatttttatatggaCAATGGACAAGCACAAAATCCATTTGGTTTtagtttaattaaaagaaaaatctttAACTATTTATAggagttttttcaattttatacgGGAGGAGCTTCCAATTTTAACAATTaagtgactttttttttttcatctatcactaaattaattttgaattaaattttcaagctaaaaaattttaaattttctagttaaaaaattttaaatttttttattttaaacaaaaattttataaaaaaatataaaatttttatactattAGTAGAATTCACAATCATACTCTACATATTTatactataaattaaaaattacctTAAATTTTAtgtctaaaaaattaaataatgtatTTATATTCGATATTATAAAAGAATAGACCATCTTAACACAAATTAATAAGAAAAGAATCAGAACAGATGATATTGTAACGGGTGAAAGAAGAGAACTGGAGAAATTTCGAATTCAATCACattataattctaaattaaaTAATCTATACATCTTTCTGTGAATTAATTTCATCCACATTAAGCctgcaatatatatatatatatatatatactggtCTCTCACCCTCAAAGCTACAGAACCTTACACAGATATAAAAACATAGAAAAATACCAACACGCGTGCACAAATTAATCATTACTGTAGAAATCATAAGAATGAGACTTTCCGGCCGCCGTTGTCCTCATCGGTCACCGCCGTCTTCTTGATAAACTCGATGCAATCAGCCACTGCTTCGCTGTGGTGAGAGTCATTAGATGGGCGATAATAAGATCTCTTGATCACGGGTGATCCATCATTACTATTAGTGGCCTTGGATAGAGCCGACAACATCATCAAGCGAAAGACAGCTTCCCGGAAGCGCTCAAGGAGAGTCATCGGAGACAAACGGTGGTTGTTCTTGATGGTGGTGGCTTTCAGCCTGGGGATGCAGAGATGGCTGCTCTTCATTATTCTTTCAG
This is a stretch of genomic DNA from Manihot esculenta cultivar AM560-2 chromosome 2, M.esculenta_v8, whole genome shotgun sequence. It encodes these proteins:
- the LOC110604142 gene encoding protein ANTHESIS POMOTING FACTOR 1; amino-acid sequence: MVGTQLERGEEKVSLELTEEILQSMEIGMVYRDYNGRISSMDFHKTSSYLVTASDDESIRLYDVASATCLKTINSKKYGVDLVCFTSDPTTVIYSSKNGWDESLRLLSLNDNKYLRYFKGHHDRVVSLSLCSRKECFISGSLDRTVLLWDQRAEKCQGLLRVQGRPATAYDDQGLIFAISFGGYIRMFDSRKYEKGPFDIFSAGGDVSDANSVKFSNDGRLMLLTTMDGHIHVLDSFRGTLLSTYNVKPIPMNSTLEASFSPEGMFVVSGSGDGHVRAWSVRSGKEVASWMTYETEPHVIKWAPGSLMFATGSSELSFWIPDLSKLAAYVGRK